From a single Miscanthus floridulus cultivar M001 chromosome 8, ASM1932011v1, whole genome shotgun sequence genomic region:
- the LOC136470747 gene encoding uncharacterized protein: MGRETGATPASRRRSRGGVRPRRGWEEGRGATGAGHSRRRRRCVAASGGKGDKWREGRERARDGREERRQEKGEGPPVVLRRLLLLPERKRFKVKLSRGEHNAVCSSEGGESEINLPAAASLPDSDASKVNPPGPVSSPTPRSSPSRLRSRTATHAPPRLRSRTATPPPAASLPDSDASKVNPPDLLPPAPLANEVAFADGGLPQLGKEIPDKLARGAVGCIICRNVVRWSAPAYAPQAAELASPYWRCPGCQLVYATPPTLAGLHAANSVPELRGTTRRYSIGAGGLRSKRGDTNLPAAASPPDSASKELPDSKDPDTPETFSALPQLAQEIQDKLARGAVECMICYDVVRRSAPVWSCGSCFSIFHLPCTRKWVRSPASAGDASQAGDHASPCWRCPGCQFVYATPAHDLTYTCFCGRRRDPPNDDFLTPHSCGEPCSRPLEKAEPPGAKGEDADATRCPHACVLRCHPGPCPPCKAFAPDRPCPCGKQIIVRLCADRSTPVSCGIPCEQMLPCKRHRYEKVCHTGSCGDCAVVISARCFCAKKNEKLLCREWVVRGSYPRSTACFLPVRCVAAHLPVASIFATWGLVGSASSCRGRSPPLP, from the exons ATGGGGAGGGAGACCGGAGCCACGCCGGCCAGCCGCAGGAGGTCGCGGGGAGGGGTCCGCCCGCGCAGGGGGTGGGAGGAAGGGAGGGGGGCCACTGGGGCCGGCCATAGTAGGCGCAGGCGCCGCTGCGTCGCCGCTTCGGGGGGGAAGGGAGACAAATGGAGGGAAGGAAGAGAGAGGGCGAGAGATGGGAGGGAGGAGCGGAGGCAGGAGAAAGGGGAGGGGCCGCCGGTggtgctgcgccggctgctgctgctgccg GAAAGGAAAAGGTTTAAGGTGAAGCTGTCTCGTGGAGAGCACAATGCGGTCTGCTCGTCGGAGGGCGGCGAGAGCGAGATCAACCTCCCAGCCGCCGCCAGCCTCCCCGACTCCGACGCCTCCAAGGTAAACCCTCCCg GCCCGGTGAGTTCCCCCACCCCGAGGTCGTCTCCGTCCCGCCTCAGGAGCAGAACGGCGACGCACGCCCCGCCCCGCCTCAGGAGCAGAACGGCGACGCCGCCACCCGCCGCCAGCCTCCCCGACTCCGACGCCTCCAAGGTAAACCCTCCCGACCTCCTCCCACCTGCTCCGTTGGCTAACGAAGTAGCATTCGCCGATGGGGGGTTGCCGCAGCTGGGGAAGGAGATCCCGGACAAGCTCGCCCGCGGCGCGGTGGGGTGCATCATCTGCCGCAACGTGGTGCGGTGGTCGGCGCCCGCCTACGCGCCACAAGCAGCAGAGCTCGCCTCCCCGTACTGGCGCTGCCCGGGGTGCCAGCTCGTCTACGCCACCCCACCAACGCTCGCTGGCCTGCACGCTGCCAATTCCGTGCCCGAGCTGCGCGGCACCACCCGCCGCTACTCAATCGGCGCCGGCGGGCTGCGGTCGAAGCGCGGCGACACCAACCTTCCGGCCGCCGCCAGCCCCCCTGATTCCGCCTCCAAG GAGCTGCCGGACTCCAAGGACCCCGACACTCCAGAAACATTCTCTGCGTTGCCGCAGCTGGCGCAGGAGATCCAGGACAAGCTCGCCCGCGGCGCGGTGGAATGCATGATCTGCTACGACGTGGTGCGGCGGTCGGCGCCCGTCTGGTCCTGCGGCAGCTGCTTCTCCATATTTCACCTCCCCTGCACCCGCAAGTGGGTGCGCTCCCCGGCCTCCGCCGGCGACGCGTCCCAAGCAGGAGACCACGCGTCCCCGTGCTGGCGCTGCCCGGGGTGTCAGTTCGTCTACGCCACCCCCGCCCACGACCTTACCTACACCTGCTTCTGCGGGCGCCGGAGGGATCCCCCCAACGACGACTTCCTCACGCCCCACTCCTGCGGCGAGCCCTGCTCCAGGCCTCTCGAGAAGGCGGAACCGCCGGGCGCCAAGGGGGAGGATGCTGACGCCACCAGGTGCCCGCACGCCTGCGTCCTTCGGTGCCACCCGGGCCCGTGCCCGCCCTGCAAAGCATTCGCTCCGGATCGGCCCTGCCCCTGCGGGAAGCAGATCATCGTGCGGCTGTGCGCGGACCGGAGCACGCCTGTCTCCTGCGGCATACCTTGCGAACAGATGCTGCCCTGCAAAAGGCATCGCTACGAGAAGGTTTGCCACACTGGTTCGTGCGGGGATTGCGCTGTCGTCATCTCTGCTCGCTGCTTCTGCGCCAAGAAGAATGAGAAGCTGCTATGTCGAGAATGGGTGGTAAGGGGAAGCTATCCGAGGAGCACGGCCTGTTTTCTTCCAGTGAGATGTGTGGCCGCACACTTGCCTGTGGCAAGCATATTTGCCACCTGGGGTCTTGTGGGGAGTGCGAGCTCATGCCGGGGAAGGTCACCTCCCTTGCCTTAG